One segment of Pseudomonas pohangensis DNA contains the following:
- a CDS encoding potassium channel family protein encodes MLHSLLVGLPVMLVCLLLQALFLIVSLRRYARFKHTHLQQDRPLFDILLLAIVMLLMLLGNFLQMVVWAGLFQLLGEFEQFSTALYYSGVNFTTLGYGDITLSAKWQLLGPLEAANGILMFGVSTAAMTTAVMDVLKRTIRNLSI; translated from the coding sequence ATGCTCCATAGCCTGCTGGTCGGATTACCCGTGATGCTGGTTTGCCTGCTGTTGCAGGCGCTGTTCCTGATCGTCAGCCTGCGCCGTTATGCGCGCTTCAAACATACCCACCTGCAGCAGGACAGGCCGCTGTTCGACATACTGCTATTGGCCATAGTCATGCTGTTGATGCTGCTGGGCAACTTCCTGCAGATGGTCGTCTGGGCCGGACTGTTTCAGCTGCTCGGCGAGTTTGAGCAGTTCTCCACTGCGCTGTATTACTCCGGGGTCAATTTCACCACCCTGGGTTATGGCGACATCACCCTGTCAGCAAAGTGGCAGCTGCTCGGCCCGCTGGAAGCCGCCAACGGCATCCTGATGTTTGGCGTATCCACCGCCGCCATGACAACCGCCGTTATGGATGTACTCAAACGCACCATACGCAACCTGTCGATCTGA
- the dcd gene encoding dCTP deaminase, producing the protein MSIKPDKWIRRMAQEHGMIEPFVERQVRTEGAERLISYGVSSYGYDVRCADEFKVFTNLHSVTVDPKNFDEKSFVDVKGPVCIIPPNSFALARTVEYFRIPRNVLTICLGKSTYARCGIIVNVTPLEPEWEGHVTLEFSNTTTLPAKIYANEGVAQMLFLESDEVCEVSYSDRGGKYQGQTGVTLPKT; encoded by the coding sequence ATGAGTATCAAACCGGACAAGTGGATTCGCCGTATGGCCCAGGAACACGGCATGATCGAGCCCTTCGTCGAGCGCCAGGTGCGTACCGAAGGGGCCGAGCGGCTGATTTCCTACGGGGTTTCCAGTTATGGCTACGATGTGCGCTGTGCCGACGAGTTCAAGGTATTTACCAATCTGCACTCGGTGACGGTGGATCCGAAGAACTTTGATGAAAAGAGCTTCGTCGACGTCAAGGGGCCGGTGTGCATCATCCCGCCGAATTCCTTTGCGCTGGCGCGTACCGTCGAATATTTCCGCATTCCGCGCAATGTGCTGACTATCTGTCTGGGCAAGAGCACCTATGCCCGGTGCGGCATCATCGTCAATGTCACCCCGCTGGAGCCCGAGTGGGAAGGCCATGTGACCCTGGAGTTCTCCAATACCACCACGCTGCCGGCAAAGATCTATGCCAACGAAGGTGTGGCGCAGATGCTGTTCCTCGAGTCGGACGAAGTCTGCGAAGTGTCCTACAGCGACCGTGGTGGCAAATACCAGGGTCAGACTGGTGTGACCCTGCCCAAGACCTGA
- a CDS encoding AI-2E family transporter, producing the protein MPTNIINETKLARGLLDVLIRAGLVAALALYSYKVFQPFMGLMLWSVILAITLYPLHGMLKRRMGNRDGRAATLIVLVAIGILLVPVYLLGNSLTVSVQSAMQLVKEGGLHIPPPTDSIAEWPLIGAKLHAFWLKAATNLTSVVQELAPHLKGISLTLLGQIAGVGVGLLVFIGALIIGGIIMAYGKSGERSAIRIASRISGSDKGKDIAKLCTATIRAVAQGVVGIAFIQMFLIGLGFVVYGIEGAGLLAMAVLIIGIMQLPATLITIPVIAYVLGTEGATAATITFSIYTFIAGMADNVLKPLLLGRGVEVPMPVILIGALGGMVTGGIIGLFIGPVILAVAYQLFWQWVEDQPEDTEASSGEQA; encoded by the coding sequence ATGCCGACAAATATCATCAATGAGACAAAGCTTGCGCGTGGATTACTGGATGTACTGATCCGTGCCGGTCTGGTTGCCGCCCTGGCGTTATACAGCTACAAGGTGTTCCAGCCCTTCATGGGCCTGATGCTCTGGTCAGTGATTCTGGCCATTACCCTGTACCCACTGCACGGCATGCTGAAAAGACGCATGGGCAATCGCGATGGCCGTGCCGCCACTCTGATCGTACTGGTTGCCATCGGCATCCTGCTGGTTCCGGTGTACCTGCTCGGCAACTCCCTGACGGTTTCCGTACAGTCGGCCATGCAACTGGTCAAGGAAGGTGGCCTGCATATACCGCCACCGACTGACTCGATTGCCGAATGGCCGTTGATCGGCGCCAAACTGCATGCCTTCTGGCTCAAAGCCGCCACCAACCTGACCAGCGTGGTGCAGGAACTCGCGCCGCACCTGAAAGGTATCAGCCTGACCCTGCTCGGCCAGATCGCCGGCGTCGGCGTTGGCTTGCTGGTGTTCATCGGCGCACTGATCATCGGCGGCATCATCATGGCTTACGGTAAAAGCGGCGAGCGCAGTGCGATCAGGATTGCCAGCCGCATCTCCGGGTCAGACAAGGGCAAGGACATCGCCAAACTCTGTACCGCCACCATTCGTGCAGTAGCCCAGGGCGTGGTCGGCATCGCCTTCATCCAGATGTTCCTGATCGGTCTGGGCTTCGTGGTCTATGGCATTGAAGGTGCCGGATTACTGGCCATGGCCGTATTGATCATCGGCATCATGCAACTGCCTGCCACCCTGATCACCATTCCGGTGATCGCCTATGTACTGGGTACCGAAGGCGCAACCGCTGCTACCATCACCTTCTCTATTTATACCTTCATTGCCGGCATGGCAGATAACGTGCTCAAGCCATTGCTGCTGGGCCGTGGCGTAGAGGTACCGATGCCGGTGATCCTGATTGGTGCCCTGGGCGGCATGGTCACCGGCGGCATTATCGGCCTGTTTATCGGCCCGGTAATTCTGGCGGTGGCTTACCAGTTGTTCTGGCAGTGGGTCGAAGACCAACCCGAAGACACCGAGGCTTCCTCCGGGGAGCAAGCCTGA
- a CDS encoding DUF2955 domain-containing protein produces MARTASIPRDPRAQRALRLACGTGLSLAAGFGLSLPLPFIAPMLAVFVLAAMNQPLPLKTAISLILALALATGSGLLLTPLLRYAPFSGVLLVGLGLFLCFRYGQRGGNPLLVTFMVIGLTMISAAGSAAFALGLLVVEALVKGLLVALLMIFISHLLFPEPASAAPAPPPPVNHDPLDTAWIALRGALVVLPAYLLALINPATYMPLIMQSVNLGQQACSIRARDAGRELLGSTLLGGLLAILLWSGLSVFPQLWMFFLWTLLFSLFVARRLYQLVATQRSPYFWMNSLTTMILLLGQSVQDSASGKDVYAAFAVRMGLFIAVTLYAWAAVHLIDLRRRQPPGSRVAI; encoded by the coding sequence ATGGCCAGAACCGCATCCATTCCCCGCGACCCACGCGCCCAGCGCGCGCTGCGGCTGGCTTGCGGCACCGGATTGAGTCTGGCAGCCGGGTTCGGTCTGAGCCTGCCGCTGCCCTTCATCGCGCCGATGCTGGCGGTTTTTGTACTGGCGGCCATGAACCAGCCGCTGCCGCTGAAGACCGCGATCAGCCTGATTCTGGCGCTGGCGCTGGCCACCGGCAGCGGTCTGCTGCTGACCCCGTTGCTGCGCTATGCCCCGTTCAGCGGTGTGCTGCTGGTCGGCCTGGGACTGTTCCTGTGCTTTCGTTATGGCCAGCGCGGTGGCAACCCGCTGCTGGTGACCTTCATGGTGATCGGCCTGACCATGATTTCCGCCGCCGGCAGCGCTGCCTTTGCCCTCGGCCTGCTGGTTGTCGAAGCCCTGGTCAAGGGGCTGCTGGTGGCCTTGCTGATGATCTTCATCAGCCACCTGCTGTTCCCCGAACCGGCCAGCGCCGCGCCAGCCCCGCCTCCGCCGGTCAATCACGACCCGCTGGACACCGCCTGGATTGCCCTGCGCGGCGCACTGGTGGTGCTGCCGGCCTACCTGCTGGCGTTGATCAACCCGGCGACCTACATGCCGCTGATCATGCAGTCGGTCAACCTCGGGCAACAGGCCTGCAGTATCCGCGCCCGCGATGCCGGACGCGAACTGCTCGGCTCGACCCTGCTCGGCGGCCTGCTTGCCATTCTGTTGTGGAGTGGCCTGAGCGTGTTTCCGCAGTTATGGATGTTCTTCCTGTGGACGCTGCTGTTCAGCCTGTTCGTCGCGCGCCGCCTTTACCAGCTGGTCGCTACGCAACGCTCGCCCTACTTCTGGATGAACAGCCTGACCACCATGATTCTGCTGCTGGGGCAGTCGGTGCAGGACAGTGCCAGCGGCAAGGATGTCTACGCCGCCTTTGCCGTGCGCATGGGCCTGTTCATCGCCGTGACCCTGTATGCCTGGGCGGCAGTACACCTGATTGACCTGCGGCGCCGGCAGCCCCCGGGCAGCCGCGTCGCCATCTGA
- a CDS encoding HlyD family secretion protein has product MTDNAKQPAADKPAGKAKDPSKSGMRVVLLLIITSLVWYLLAERFTPYTQQARVQAYIVPVAAEVAGRVTDVLVHNNQQVSAGQELFAIDPEQYEIAVERARADLESVRKQIGASTAGIDSAEASLSAAQANELKARQDRDRLERLYREDAGTISLRRLEISRATFVQASSQVAAARAEVQRARETEGGSGEDNAKLRSAVSTLSKAELDLAKTRIHARSAGLITDLRTEVGQFAAAGNPVMTLIAMQDVWISAEMTENNLGHLQPGTPVKIVLDSLPGQVLNGQIRSIGYGVSVSQPTPPGSLPTVQNSRDWLRAAQRFPVIVGIDPDQLTDTGAIRVGGQAEVMAFPIEGNPLNLLGRVFLRLMSWLSYAY; this is encoded by the coding sequence ATGACTGACAACGCCAAGCAGCCAGCCGCAGACAAGCCGGCCGGCAAAGCCAAGGATCCGAGCAAGAGCGGCATGCGCGTCGTTCTGCTGCTGATTATCACCAGCCTGGTCTGGTACCTGCTGGCCGAACGCTTCACCCCCTATACCCAGCAAGCCCGGGTACAGGCTTACATAGTGCCGGTGGCTGCCGAAGTAGCCGGCCGCGTGACGGATGTGCTGGTGCACAACAACCAGCAGGTGAGCGCCGGCCAGGAACTGTTCGCCATCGACCCCGAGCAGTACGAGATAGCCGTTGAGCGCGCCCGCGCCGACCTGGAGTCGGTGCGCAAGCAGATTGGCGCCAGCACTGCCGGCATCGATTCGGCCGAAGCCTCGCTGAGTGCGGCCCAGGCCAATGAGCTCAAGGCCCGCCAGGACCGTGATCGTCTGGAGCGGTTGTACCGTGAAGACGCCGGCACCATTTCATTGCGCCGACTGGAAATCTCCCGCGCCACCTTTGTCCAGGCCAGCAGTCAGGTCGCGGCGGCACGGGCCGAAGTGCAGCGCGCCCGCGAGACCGAAGGCGGCAGCGGCGAAGACAACGCCAAACTGCGCAGCGCCGTCAGCACCCTGAGCAAGGCTGAACTGGATCTGGCCAAGACCCGCATACATGCGCGTTCTGCCGGGCTGATTACCGACCTGCGCACCGAAGTCGGCCAGTTTGCCGCCGCCGGCAATCCGGTGATGACGCTGATTGCCATGCAGGATGTGTGGATCAGCGCCGAAATGACCGAAAACAACCTAGGCCACCTGCAGCCCGGCACGCCGGTCAAAATCGTTCTGGACTCCCTGCCGGGGCAAGTACTCAACGGCCAGATTCGCAGTATCGGTTACGGCGTCAGCGTGTCCCAGCCGACCCCGCCGGGCAGCTTGCCAACGGTACAGAACAGCCGCGACTGGCTGCGCGCCGCGCAACGATTCCCGGTGATCGTCGGCATCGACCCTGATCAGCTCACTGACACCGGTGCCATCCGTGTCGGCGGGCAGGCAGAGGTCATGGCTTTCCCCATCGAGGGCAATCCGCTGAACCTGCTCGGCCGGGTGTTTCTGCGCCTGATGAGCTGGCTGTCCTACGCGTACTGA
- a CDS encoding cold-shock protein has translation MSNRQTGVVKWFNDEKGFGFITPQSGDDLFVHFKAIQSDGFKSLKEGQNVSFIATRGQKGMQAEEVQVI, from the coding sequence ATGTCGAATCGTCAAACTGGCGTAGTTAAGTGGTTCAACGATGAAAAAGGCTTCGGCTTCATCACCCCGCAATCCGGTGACGACCTGTTCGTTCACTTCAAGGCAATCCAGAGCGATGGCTTCAAGAGCCTGAAAGAAGGTCAGAACGTGTCCTTCATCGCTACCCGCGGCCAGAAAGGCATGCAGGCTGAGGAAGTTCAGGTTATCTAA
- the apbC gene encoding iron-sulfur cluster carrier protein ApbC: protein MSAVNRQLVETVLRQFTDPHLNLDPVSAGCVREIDIQGGTVNVRLQLGYACALFKSGWAQMLQMALENLDGVDSASVQVDVLIEPHKAQEQVPALVNVKNIIAVASGKGGVGKSTTAANLALALAREGARVGILDADIYGPSQGIMFGIAPGTRPQIREQKWMLPIEAHGVQVMSMAFLADDDTPMVWRGPMVSGALMQLITQTAWDNLDYLVVDMPPGTGDIQLTLAQKVPVAGAVIVTTPQDLALLDAKKGVEMFRKVNIPVLGVVENMAVHICSNCGHAEHLFGEGGGEKLAAQYGVELLASLPLSMAIRMQSDGGKPTAIADTESQIAMIYQELARNVGARIAQAGQGAQGMPAIEISDD, encoded by the coding sequence ATGAGTGCTGTCAATCGCCAGCTGGTGGAAACCGTCCTGCGTCAGTTCACCGACCCGCACCTGAACCTCGATCCGGTCAGCGCCGGCTGCGTGCGCGAGATCGATATTCAGGGTGGCACGGTCAATGTGCGCCTGCAGCTGGGCTATGCCTGTGCTCTGTTCAAGAGCGGCTGGGCGCAGATGCTGCAGATGGCGCTGGAGAACCTTGATGGCGTGGATTCCGCCAGCGTGCAGGTGGATGTGCTGATCGAGCCGCACAAGGCCCAGGAGCAGGTGCCGGCGCTGGTCAACGTGAAGAACATCATCGCCGTAGCCTCCGGCAAGGGCGGGGTGGGCAAGTCGACCACCGCGGCCAATCTGGCGCTGGCGCTGGCCCGTGAAGGGGCGCGGGTGGGCATTCTGGATGCGGATATCTACGGCCCCAGTCAGGGCATCATGTTCGGCATTGCGCCAGGTACCCGGCCACAGATTCGCGAGCAGAAGTGGATGCTGCCGATCGAGGCGCATGGCGTGCAGGTGATGTCCATGGCCTTTCTGGCCGATGACGATACACCGATGGTCTGGCGCGGGCCGATGGTTTCCGGCGCGTTGATGCAGCTGATCACCCAGACCGCCTGGGACAATCTGGATTATCTGGTGGTGGACATGCCGCCGGGCACCGGCGATATCCAGCTGACGCTGGCGCAGAAGGTGCCGGTGGCCGGTGCGGTGATCGTCACCACGCCACAGGATCTGGCGCTGCTGGATGCGAAGAAAGGCGTGGAGATGTTCCGCAAGGTGAACATTCCGGTGCTCGGCGTGGTGGAAAACATGGCCGTGCACATCTGCTCTAACTGCGGGCATGCCGAACATCTGTTCGGCGAAGGTGGCGGTGAGAAGCTGGCGGCGCAATATGGCGTCGAGCTGCTGGCATCGTTGCCGTTGTCGATGGCCATCCGCATGCAGTCCGATGGCGGCAAGCCGACCGCCATCGCCGACACCGAAAGCCAGATCGCCATGATCTATCAGGAGCTGGCGCGTAACGTCGGCGCACGCATCGCCCAGGCCGGGCAGGGTGCGCAGGGTATGCCGGCAATCGAGATCAGCGACGACTGA
- a CDS encoding efflux transporter outer membrane subunit encodes MPPALFSRSPLALLLITLGFSGCVQLGPDFTPQQTPWIDHWNSPALEQASQQKAQPDTLQWWTIFNDSVLDQLIAEADARNPNLQIAGLRVLEARAALGIAQSGLYPQVQQATAESIYLDRNQSGGNLPRDAHAWQYGAGFNLGWELDFWGRFSRAIEASDATYFATQANYENALVLLRAQVADTYFALRTAQARLRIARENTQLQKRSYEITERLFNSGNSAELDLQQAKTQYLGTLSTVPELEALVLRTRNALAVLLGLPPGPIPYLVENQALIPLVDAAVLQDVPANLLLRRPDVRAAELLAAAQSARIGIAETDFYPSITLLGSIGWSATTLDGVSDNRDLVAGPSLTWNLFDHGRISNNVRVQDARLQQLIEAYRDSVLQAAREADDAATGLLKSLERERILREAALSAKRSTSLATAQYREGYSDFQRVLDAQRALFVQQDNYLITRGNAVSSLITLYKALGGGWHNNLPLIDPATREQMQQRTDWGDLLDDERAPDTNSLPDRASLND; translated from the coding sequence ATGCCGCCTGCATTATTTTCACGTAGCCCGCTTGCGCTCCTGCTGATAACCCTGGGTTTCAGCGGGTGTGTACAGCTGGGCCCGGATTTCACCCCGCAGCAGACGCCGTGGATTGATCACTGGAACAGCCCTGCCCTGGAGCAGGCCAGCCAGCAGAAGGCGCAACCTGACACGCTGCAGTGGTGGACGATATTCAATGACAGCGTACTCGACCAACTGATTGCCGAGGCCGATGCACGCAACCCCAACCTGCAGATAGCCGGCCTCCGGGTTCTGGAGGCGCGGGCGGCCCTGGGCATAGCCCAGAGCGGGCTGTATCCACAGGTGCAGCAAGCCACCGCCGAAAGCATCTATCTGGATCGTAACCAGTCCGGCGGCAACCTGCCGCGCGATGCCCATGCCTGGCAGTATGGCGCGGGCTTCAACCTGGGCTGGGAGCTGGATTTCTGGGGACGCTTCAGTCGCGCCATTGAAGCATCGGATGCGACCTATTTCGCCACCCAGGCCAACTACGAAAATGCGCTGGTGCTGTTGCGCGCGCAGGTCGCCGACACCTATTTCGCCCTGCGCACCGCGCAAGCCAGACTGCGGATTGCCCGCGAGAATACCCAGCTGCAAAAACGCAGCTACGAAATTACCGAGCGCCTGTTCAACAGCGGCAACAGCGCCGAACTGGACCTGCAGCAGGCCAAGACCCAATACCTCGGCACCCTCAGTACCGTCCCCGAGCTTGAGGCCCTGGTACTGCGCACACGCAATGCTCTGGCGGTGCTGCTGGGTCTGCCTCCCGGCCCCATACCGTACCTGGTCGAGAACCAGGCACTGATACCGCTGGTGGATGCCGCCGTGCTGCAGGATGTGCCGGCCAACCTGCTGTTGCGCCGTCCGGATGTGCGCGCGGCAGAGCTGCTGGCCGCAGCCCAGTCAGCCCGTATCGGCATTGCCGAAACCGACTTCTATCCCTCGATCACCCTGCTCGGCAGCATCGGCTGGTCAGCCACCACACTGGATGGCGTGTCAGATAACCGCGATCTGGTTGCCGGCCCCAGCCTGACCTGGAACCTGTTTGACCATGGCCGCATCAGCAACAACGTGCGGGTGCAGGATGCGCGCCTGCAGCAGCTGATCGAAGCCTACCGTGACAGCGTGCTGCAGGCTGCCCGCGAAGCAGACGATGCGGCCACCGGGCTGCTCAAGTCGCTGGAGCGTGAGCGCATCCTGCGTGAAGCCGCGCTCTCGGCAAAGCGCTCGACGAGCCTGGCCACTGCGCAGTACCGCGAGGGCTATTCGGACTTCCAGCGCGTGCTGGATGCCCAGCGTGCGCTGTTCGTGCAACAGGACAATTATCTGATTACCCGCGGCAATGCCGTGAGCAGCCTGATTACCCTGTACAAGGCGCTCGGCGGTGGCTGGCACAACAACCTGCCACTGATTGACCCGGCGACCCGCGAACAGATGCAACAACGCACCGACTGGGGCGATCTGCTGGATGACGAGCGCGCCCCTGACACCAACAGCCTACCTGACAGGGCCAGCCTGAATGACTGA
- a CDS encoding DUF2889 domain-containing protein, which produces MSSQTDATGRRLIHRRQVECQGFLRPDGLWDIEGRLSDSKTHAVTLHSGRYLQAGQIYHGMLIRLTLDDEFIIHEIDVQMPAVPTSECRGAAAAYAKLVGVRIGAGFTRQIKQLFGGTGGCVHLTELLLPIATTAFQTIPMGRAMVAPRTAEDTQAYTRATRTLVDTCYALRADGPLGPDLQQD; this is translated from the coding sequence ATGTCCAGCCAGACAGATGCAACGGGGCGCCGCCTGATTCACCGGCGTCAGGTGGAGTGCCAGGGCTTCCTGCGCCCCGACGGGCTGTGGGATATCGAGGGCCGGCTGAGCGACAGCAAGACCCATGCGGTGACGCTGCACAGCGGCCGTTATCTGCAGGCCGGACAGATCTATCACGGCATGCTGATCCGCCTGACCCTGGACGACGAGTTCATCATCCACGAGATTGATGTGCAGATGCCCGCTGTGCCGACCAGCGAGTGCCGCGGCGCAGCTGCTGCTTATGCCAAACTGGTCGGCGTGCGCATCGGCGCAGGCTTCACCCGGCAGATCAAGCAACTGTTTGGCGGCACCGGCGGTTGCGTACACCTCACAGAACTGCTGCTGCCGATCGCCACCACCGCCTTCCAGACCATCCCCATGGGCCGCGCCATGGTCGCGCCACGCACCGCAGAGGATACCCAGGCCTATACCCGCGCTACCCGCACGCTGGTCGACACCTGCTATGCGCTGCGTGCCGACGGGCCACTGGGACCCGATCTGCAACAGGACTGA
- a CDS encoding PaaI family thioesterase — translation MTEIALQDRAAPEGVCYGCGSKNPHGLHVKSYWHADGIHVMATHMPDSKYCGWPDLVYGGLLAMLVDCHSNWTAMAYHYRAEQREPGSLPRIDCVTGYLGLKYIKPTPMGVTLTLRARLDGELGRKSKIICEVYAGDVLTAIGDSIFVRTDTAQLSAVAHGRES, via the coding sequence ATGACTGAAATTGCACTGCAAGATCGCGCTGCCCCGGAAGGCGTCTGCTACGGCTGTGGCAGCAAAAACCCCCACGGCCTGCACGTGAAGAGCTACTGGCACGCAGACGGCATCCATGTAATGGCTACCCATATGCCGGACAGCAAGTACTGCGGCTGGCCGGACCTGGTCTATGGCGGCCTGCTCGCCATGCTGGTCGACTGCCATTCGAACTGGACCGCCATGGCCTACCACTACCGCGCCGAACAGCGCGAACCCGGCAGTCTGCCGCGCATTGACTGCGTGACCGGTTATCTGGGCCTCAAGTACATCAAACCCACGCCCATGGGCGTCACCCTGACCCTGCGCGCCAGACTGGACGGCGAACTGGGGCGCAAGAGCAAGATCATCTGCGAGGTGTATGCCGGCGACGTGCTAACGGCGATCGGCGATTCGATCTTCGTGCGCACCGATACCGCGCAGCTCAGTGCGGTTGCCCATGGGCGGGAAAGCTGA
- the metG gene encoding methionine--tRNA ligase yields the protein MSEARKILVTSALPYANGSIHLGHMLEYIQTDMWVRFQKLRGNQATYVCADDAHGSAIMLRAEKEGITPEQLIANVQAEHSADFADFLVDFDNFHSTHSEENRELATGIYLKLREAGHIATRSVTQYFDPEKGMFLADRFIKGTCPKCAAEDQYGDNCEKCGATYEPTELKNPRSAISGAVPVLRDSRHFFFKLPDFQSMLEQWTRSGTLQEAVANKIAEWLDAGLQEWDISRDAPYFGFEIPDEPGKYFYVWLDAPVGYMASFKNLCARRPELDFDAYWGKDSTAELYHFIGKDIVNFHTLFWPAMLQGAGYRKPTAVNVHGYLTVNGQKMSKSRGTFIKARTYLDHLNPEYLRYYYASKLGRSVDDLDLNLEDFVQKVNADLVGKVVNIASRCAGFIHKGNNGLLVAANPEPELWNAFQNAAPAIAEAYEARDFARAMREIMALADRANAWIADKAPWALNKVEGKQAEVQEICALGVNLFRQLVILLKPVLPKLAGDAEAFLNVAPLTWNDLSTPLANHQLNPFSPLLTRIEPAKIEAMIADSKEDLIAESATPAAAGNGELTKEPIAAEINFDAFAAVDLRIALIEKCEFVDGADKLLRLTLDIGDAKRNVFSGIKSAYPDPSQLEGRHTLYVANLAPRKMKFGISEGMVLAAGPGGHEIYLLSPDAGARPGQRVK from the coding sequence ATGTCCGAAGCCCGCAAGATTCTCGTTACCAGCGCCCTGCCCTATGCCAACGGCTCGATCCATCTCGGCCACATGCTGGAGTACATCCAGACCGACATGTGGGTGCGTTTCCAGAAGTTGCGTGGCAATCAGGCCACTTACGTCTGCGCTGACGATGCCCATGGCTCGGCGATCATGCTGCGCGCCGAGAAGGAAGGCATCACCCCGGAGCAGTTGATTGCCAACGTGCAGGCCGAGCACAGCGCCGACTTTGCCGACTTCCTGGTGGACTTCGACAACTTTCACTCGACCCACTCGGAAGAAAACCGCGAACTGGCCACCGGCATCTACCTGAAGCTGCGTGAGGCCGGACACATCGCCACGCGCTCGGTGACCCAGTATTTCGACCCGGAAAAGGGCATGTTTCTCGCCGATCGCTTCATCAAGGGCACCTGCCCCAAGTGCGCCGCCGAAGACCAGTACGGCGACAACTGCGAGAAATGCGGCGCCACTTACGAACCGACCGAACTGAAGAATCCGCGCTCGGCGATCTCCGGCGCGGTGCCGGTACTCAGGGATTCCAGGCACTTCTTCTTCAAGCTGCCGGATTTCCAGAGCATGCTCGAGCAGTGGACGCGCAGCGGTACCCTGCAGGAGGCGGTAGCCAACAAGATCGCCGAATGGCTGGATGCCGGCCTGCAGGAATGGGACATCAGCCGCGATGCACCGTATTTCGGCTTCGAGATCCCCGACGAGCCGGGCAAGTATTTCTACGTCTGGCTGGATGCGCCGGTGGGCTACATGGCCAGTTTCAAGAACCTCTGTGCACGGCGTCCGGAGCTGGATTTCGATGCCTACTGGGGCAAGGATTCGACCGCCGAGCTGTACCACTTCATCGGCAAGGACATCGTCAACTTCCACACGCTGTTCTGGCCGGCCATGCTGCAGGGCGCCGGCTACCGCAAGCCGACCGCGGTCAACGTGCATGGCTACCTGACCGTCAACGGGCAGAAGATGTCCAAGTCGCGCGGCACCTTTATCAAGGCACGCACCTATCTCGACCATCTGAACCCGGAATACCTGCGCTACTACTACGCCAGCAAGCTGGGCCGCAGCGTCGACGATCTCGATCTCAACCTCGAGGACTTCGTGCAGAAGGTCAACGCCGACCTGGTCGGCAAAGTGGTGAATATTGCCAGCCGCTGTGCCGGCTTCATCCACAAGGGCAACAACGGGCTGCTGGTAGCTGCCAATCCCGAACCCGAGCTGTGGAACGCTTTCCAGAATGCCGCACCGGCCATCGCCGAGGCCTACGAAGCGCGTGATTTCGCCCGCGCCATGCGCGAAATCATGGCACTGGCCGACCGCGCCAATGCCTGGATTGCCGACAAGGCGCCCTGGGCGCTGAACAAGGTCGAGGGCAAGCAGGCCGAGGTGCAGGAAATCTGCGCGCTGGGCGTCAACCTGTTCCGCCAGCTGGTGATCCTGCTCAAGCCGGTACTGCCGAAACTGGCCGGCGATGCCGAAGCCTTCCTGAATGTCGCGCCGCTGACCTGGAATGACCTGAGTACGCCGCTGGCCAACCACCAGCTGAACCCGTTCAGCCCGCTGCTGACGCGCATAGAACCGGCGAAGATAGAAGCCATGATTGCAGACTCCAAAGAAGACCTGATTGCCGAATCCGCCACCCCTGCTGCAGCCGGTAATGGCGAACTCACGAAAGAGCCGATCGCCGCCGAGATCAACTTCGACGCCTTTGCCGCCGTTGACCTGCGTATCGCGCTGATCGAGAAATGCGAGTTCGTCGACGGCGCCGACAAGCTGCTGCGCCTGACGCTGGATATCGGCGACGCCAAGCGCAACGTGTTCAGCGGCATCAAGAGTGCCTACCCGGACCCGAGCCAGCTGGAAGGCCGGCATACCCTGTACGTGGCCAACCTGGCGCCACGCAAGATGAAATTCGGCATCAGCGAAGGCATGGTGCTGGCCGCCGGCCCCGGTGGCCACGAGATCTACCTGCTTAGCCCGGACGCCGGCGCCAGGCCGGGGCAACGCGTCAAGTAA